Within the Eucalyptus grandis isolate ANBG69807.140 chromosome 1, ASM1654582v1, whole genome shotgun sequence genome, the region taGTAAGCTTGGACAAGACTTATATCTTGGTACCTcgtaaaatttaataatcatCACGTAAGTATAGCGCATCACATGTTGCATGCATCTGTAGAGCTTAAGCTGCATTCACAATATATCTTTAGGGccatgcataatgactttaGAACCCATATGGACTTAGGATAGTGTTCAGTTTGcattcattaataaaattaaaacagTTAAATGTAATGATGCGGAATGGTAAGTTGAGGAATTTGTGTGTATTTCGATGTGTCATTAAATAGGCTTTATGAGACGATTTCCTAAATTAGCATATATCAATCATGATGTGTACAATCGAAGGAGATTCGTGAAATCTTAATTGATATAGAAAATTAATAGTAATATTACAATTGTCTCTAACATAGGATAATATTCTATGGAAAATCTTAAGAATCTATACTATAATATCgctaacaaaaaacaaataaaaattgtatgTGGTCTATGCAAGAATCTCTCTAATATCGGAAATAATTAATAGATTCcgttcatttcatgaaaataatttcctaaaaacgTTTTCCATTTTCCAAGATTCGTTCACGtaaaatgaatttcttggggaaaatgttttccatcaaaggaaaaaagtcttctaaagtaggggaaaatgtttttcacttttcaaaagtggaaaacatttacctcacttgatctctctttcttggctagtcgtcgaACTAGGTGAACTTCAAGCTCGTCGATCTTAAACTTGCGCTCGCCAATTGgggagtggaaaatattttccttactgaaTATCGAAAAATATCTTTcgaaacatttttaaatttaagcCGAACACCAAAagatattgtcattttcctggaaaataacttttaggaaaatattttttagaaattgtctattttccgcgaaacgaacggacccaaAGCTTAAAGAGGCGAGCAGAGAATACGGCCATGAATAAGATCAAGGTCAATAATGGAAGACGTAAACGTTGTACTCCACAACCGCATCGCCTGTCTGGAGATCGAGCGAGTGTGTCTTCGCCTGAGCGTACCCGCGCGCGAACCGGAAGAGCCTGCTCCCGCCGACGATTGGCATCTCCCTCACGCCGGAGAACACAGCGTTCCGGCCGAGTACGCTAAGCGTGCTCCCGTTGTACTTCCCTTCAGTGAAGAAGTAGTTCTGCACCATCAGCAGGCCGATCTCGCTCAGCGATGCGTACGCATAGAGTCCCTGAGCCCGGCCGACGATCTTGGAGCTCAATTCTGGGCCCTCGGTCAATGGGTCGTCGATCATGACGACGGCGCCAAACGCTGTGGTGGACGTGTTGGTCATCTTGGCCTCGGCCACGCGCACTGCAGTTGGGTTGCGGCCGCTCACTATGTCGTGGAAGTAGAAGTGGAGGTGGCTCAGCTTCTGCTTCTTGAGGCCAAGCTCTTCCGGAAGCAAGCTTCTTGAGAAAGTGTGAGAATTTGCGGTAAATAAAATGGTGGAAGtgaaaaggagagaggagatgATGAGCTTTGCGGTGCAAAGAGCCATATCGGAGACAGAGTGATGTCAAAAGGGCGTTGTTGTTGATGAACAGAgatgtttttctctcttccttacaTCTTTACCGAATGAATACGAAAAATATATAGCTGTACGtagaaaaaattaccaaagcTATTGCACTATTTTAGGCTAATAATCTGGAGACAGAGTGATGTCAAAAGGGCGTTGTTGTTGATGAACAGAGACGTTTTTCTGTCTTCCGTACAACTTTACCGGATGAATACGAAAAATATATAGCTGTACGtagaaaaaattaccaaagcTATTCTAGGCTGTGCACTATTTTAGGCTAATAATCTTGTTGATCCTCAAGATGATATATACTCCATATCATGAAGCTCCTCCACCAATACTTGCTttaactattgtaaaattattttcataaactagTGAAACTATCATTGTTCCGTGTCTATTCCTTGCTATCTCATCCTTTGTCCATTCTCTATAAACTATATCATACACTTGCCACTAACCAAAACAATAACTAATACCAAAATCATGCTTCCACATGCAcacatccaaattttttttaacacctATATAAATTAAGAAAGTCCCAATTTTTGAGCCCAAACTCAAAATATTCACAACATATTTCCCAACAGACTTCTAAATCAAGGCACGAAATCTTGAGGACAGTAATGAGAGCATATGAACTATCTCACATCTCGATAACTCATCCATAACTGTAAAAGATAATTGGTTCTCGTAAGCTGATATGGTCGGGATGCCAAGTCGAAGTGCAGAGCGAACAAGAATAGGAGCCAGGATGACGTAAATGCAAAAGATATACGAGGCTTCGTGTTGCTGAAGTAATTGGGTGACATCAGACACGATAGGTTAGGATAACGGGCGTTGCAATTCAGCCAGACAAAGAGGCGGAGAAGCAAAAGTCGTTCTCTCATCCCGCTTTGGAGTGGGCCGGCAACGCATCCTGCTTTTATCATTCTACCAACCCGCTTATAACTTAAGAAATCTATGTCCAGTGTCCAAGCTCTAGTAACTGCGAGTTTCTAGCCATGAACAAGAGGAACCTCTTCACATGGCATTATCAAAACTTGCAATATCTTACCCTTTTAGCCACGATTAAAGGGCCGACAGGCTGACTGTCAAGACTATGAAACCTGTATCGATAGGTTGTCTGGGAGGTTTTGTCATATATAACGGCATATAATTCTTGATCCTGATCTACAATGGAGCATCTTCTCGGGATGAGGTGAGCCAAAACTCATCTTAAACAAGCCTGAAGTTTCACACCAGAAGCGCCATGCAGCACAGACATAAATGTTCCACCATCTCCGCACTAATGACAGATGCCAGAGGCATAACATGACTTTCCACATTTAGCAGGTCAAACGAGGTTTTTTAGTATGCATATTTCAAGTAAGAAGGTTAATCACttcaagaagagaagaaggaatccTGAAAATGAAGCGATTATAATCATGTTTGAGGCCATACTAGCACTGACAATTCGTTGAAGTGCCAGGAAGTTAGAGGAAAGTTTAACACGAAAATGAATACAGATGCACC harbors:
- the LOC104414772 gene encoding dirigent protein 22, coding for MALCTAKLIISSLLFTSTILFTANSHTFSRSLLPEELGLKKQKLSHLHFYFHDIVSGRNPTAVRVAEAKMTNTSTTAFGAVVMIDDPLTEGPELSSKIVGRAQGLYAYASLSEIGLLMVQNYFFTEGKYNGSTLSVLGRNAVFSGVREMPIVGGSRLFRFARGYAQAKTHSLDLQTGDAVVEYNVYVFHY